GCGCCGACGAGGCCCGGCTGCACCTGGCCGACGGTACGACGGTCGCGGCCGACCTGGTCGTCGGCGCCGACGGCATCCACTCGATCGTGCGCGACCAGATCGTGGCCGACCGGCCACGGTACTCCGGGCAGACGATCTACCGGGGGCTGGTCCCGGCCGACCGGGTGCCGTTCCTGCTCACCGAGCCCCGGGTGCGGTTGTGGCTCGGACCGGACCAGCACCTGGTGTGCTACCCGGTGTCGTCCGGCCGGCAGGTGAGCTTCGGCGCGACCGTGTCCGCCTCGGACTGGCGGGCGGAGTCGTGGTCGGCGCGGGGTGACGTCGCCGACCTCGCGGCGGCGTACGCGGGCTGGCACCCGGACGTCGCCCGGCTGATCGGCGCGGCGGGGACGGTCAACCGGTGGGCCCTGCACGACCGGGACAGCATCGACCGGCTCAGCTCGGGACGGGTGGTCGTCATCGGCGACGCCGCGCACCCGATGCTGCCGTTCCAGGCGCAGGGCGCGAACCAGGCGATCGAGGACGCTGTCGTGCTCGCGCTCTGCCTGGCCGACGCCGGCCCGGACGACCTGGACGCGGCCCTGCGCCGCTACGAACGGATCCGCCTGCCCCGCACCACGCGGATCCAGCAGCAGTCCCGGGCCAACGCGGAGACCTTCCACCTGGCCGACGGGGACGCGCAGCGTCGCCGCGACACCTCTGCCCAGACCGCGTCGGGTCTGGACCGGCATGAGTGGCTCTTCGGGTACGACGCCGAGCAGGCCACCACGACCAGCAGGAGCGCATGATGGAACTGACCGGAATCGAGTCGACCGTCGCCCTGGTCACCGGTGCGGCGCAGGGCATCGGGGCGGCCGTGGCGGGCGTCCTGGCCGGTGCGGGAGCGCACGTCGCGGCGGTGGACCGCAACGCCGAGGCGCTCGCCACCGTGGTGACCAAACTCGAGGCCGAGGGCGTGACGGCCCGTGGCTACGGCGTCGACGTGTGCGACAGCGCGGCCGTGGACGCGCTCGTGCGGCGGGTCGAGGACGAGCTGGGGCCGATCGGCATCCTGGTCAACGCGGCCGGTGTGCTGCACACCGCCCGGGTGGTCGAGCTGTCGGACCGGCAGTGGAGCGAGACCTTCTCGGTCAACGCCACCGGAGTGTTCCACCTGTCCCGGGCGGTGGCCCGGCGGATGATCCCCCGCCGCCGGGGCGCGATCGTGACCGTGGCGTCGAACGCCGCCGGCGTGCCGCGTACGGAGATGGCCGCGTACGCCGCCTCGAAGGCCGCGTCCGCCCACTTCACCCGGTGCCTGGGGCTGGAGCTGGCGGACTACGGCATCCGGTGCAACGTCGTCTCGCCCGGCTCGACCGACACCCCGATGCTGCGCGCGATGCTCGGCGAGGACGGTGACCCGAGGCAGGTGATCGAGGGCTCGCCGGCCGCGTACAAGGTCGGCATCCCGCTGCGGAAGGTGGCCCAGCCACGGGACGTGGCCGAGGCGGTCGCGTACCTCGTGTCCGACCAGGCCGGTCACGTCACGATGCACGACCTGTACGTGGACGGCGGAGCCGCCCTGCACGTGTGAAGGCGGAGCCGCCCTGCACGTGTGACGGCGGCACTGCCCGCACGTGTGACGGCGGAGCTTGCCGGTACGTGTGACAGCGCAGACTGAACCCAGGAGGCGAAGGACCATGGCCATGGCTCCGATCGCGCCGTACCGGATGCCCGGCGACGGCGACCTGCCGAGCCCGGCGATGCCCTGGCGCCCGCGTCCGGACCGGGCCGCCGTGCTGGTGCACGACATGCAGCGGTACTTCCTGCGGCCCTTCCCGGCCGGGCAGTCGCCGCTGACCGAGTTGGTCGCCAACGTCATGAAACTGCTCGCGGCGGCGCGTGCGGCCGGCGTGCCGGTGTTCTACACCGCGCAGCCGGGCGGCATGAGCCGTGCGGACCGGGGCCTGCTGCACGACCTCTGGGGTCCCGGTATGAGCAGCGAGGACGCCGATCGCGGCATCGTCGACGACGTCGCCCCCGAGCCGGACGACACGGTGCTGACCAAGTGGCGCTACAGCGCGTTCTTCCGGAGCGACCTCGAGGACCGGCTGCGCCTCTCGGGCCGGGACCAGCTTCTCGTCTGTGGCGTCTACGCGCACATGGGCTGCCTGATCACCGCCTGCGACGCGTTCAGCCGGGACATCCAGCCGTTCCTCGTGGCGGACGCGCTGGCCGACCTCACGCTCGACGACCATCTCATGGCGCTCCGCTACGCGGCTGATCGTTGCGCGGTGCCGCTCTCCACCGCCGGCGTGCTGGCCGAGCTGGAGAAATAGCCGGCCGGGTCCGTCAGGTCACCGGCCATCACCCACCCCGGAGGAATCACGTGTCCGAACGCACTCAGGTCGTCGTCATCGGTGGAACGTCGGGGATCGGGCGGCACTTCGCCCAGTCCTGCGCCGAACAGGGACACGACGTCGTCATCACCGGCCGTTCGGCGGATCGGACCAAGGGCATCGCCGACGAGATCGGCGGACGGACCCGTGGGATCGCCCTGGACCTGGCCGAGCCGGAGCAGGTCGTGACCGCGCTGGCCGACGTGGCACGCGTCGACCACCTGGTGCTCGCGGCGCTCGACCGGGACTACAACACGGTGCGCGAGTACCGCCCGGCCGACGCGGTGCGCCTGCTGACGGTGAAACTCGTCGGCTACACGGCGGTCCTGCAGGCGCTCGCCCCACGGCTGACCGACGAGAGCGCGGTCGTACTGGTCGGTGGCCTGGCCAGCCACCGGCCGTACCCGGGCTCCACGAGCGTGACCACCGCGAACGGTGGCATCGGCGCGCTGGTTCGGACGCTGGCGGTGGAACTCTCGCCGGTCCGGGTCAACGCCCTGCACCCGAGCATCGTCGCCGACACGCCCTTCTGGAGTGACAAGCCGGCCGCCCGCGAGGCCGCCGCGACTCGCGCGCTCACCCGGCGGCCGGTGACGATGCAGGACTGTACCGAGGCGATCACCTTCCTGCTGACGAACCGTTCGATCAACGGGGTCAACCTGAACATCGACGGCGGTGAGGTGCTCATCTGATCCCGGTCGTGACCCGCCACGGCCCCCACCGGCCGGTCGCACCCTGCCCGTGCTCCCGCTGCGCGCGGGGGTAGCGGGCGAGGTTCCGGGCCGAGAACAGGGCCATGCCGGCGGTGAAGCCCGTCACCGGCACCGGAAGCCGGGTCCAGTAGGCGAGCCGGCCGTCGACGTGGAACTCCACCTCCGACGTCTCGGCCCGGTAGGTGATGGCGTAGCCGTGCGCGTCCCCCGGCCCGGTGGGCACGTCCAGGACCACCCGGTGGATGTAGTACTCGTCGGGGCGGGTCACCCCGGGCAGCACCAGTCGCTCGACGACCGCGTACACGGTGTCGTTGGTCGCGGCGGCGTTGAGCACGACACCGGTCTGCAGGTCGAACAGGTTCACCGTGCCGTAGGCGTCGAGCAGGTCGTACGGGGTCTGGCCGTAGGTCCGTACCGCCATCTCGACCTCGACCGCGAGCTGGCCCGCCGCCGGTACGGCGAGGCGTCGTACGGACCGGTACATCTGCTTGGCGTTGTTCTGCCTCGGGTCGGTGTCGTGGAAGCGGGTGAACGGGTTGACGGTCAGCTCCAGGTGCCCGTCTCCGGTCCGCATCCGGGCGTTGCGGTCCTGGTACCGGTACGTCTCGCCGTCGGCTCCCGCGATCGACATGATCCGCCAGCGGGCGGGGTCGAGCTTGTCGCTCGTGAAGTCGTCGTACGTCCAGGTGGTCGTCTCCAGCGCCGAGGTCATGGCCACACGATCGGCCCCACAGCCATCGATGGGCATCGCACGTTCACGCGGTTCGGCCGGAGCGGCGCGCCATTTCTCCACTGCACGCCGAAAATCCCGTGAATGGGCCATGCCAACGGGGCAATCGGTGCCTCAGACTGCCGCGTATTGATCGACCGCCATGTCATGGCGCCGTCACCACGGCGTCCTCAGTAGAGGAGGTGTCATGGGCACGATGGACTCGGCAGCGAACGGTGACCGTTATGTTGCGGTATATGAAAGCGCCCAGTTCAAGACCCTGCGGCGTCGGTCCAATTCCTTCATCGTCTGGGCGAGCGTCGTCTTCTACGGGTGGTGGTTCGTCGGCATCTCGCTCGCTGCCTTCGTGCCGGACTTCTTCCGGACGGGACTCGGCGGCCCGATGAACGTGGGCCTGCTGTTCATCCTCCTGTCGCTCCTCCTCGTGGTGGCGATCGCTGTTTCGTACCTGCGTTTCGCCCGTGAACGACTCGATCCCCTCAGCGAGCAGATCCGGGCGGACCTGGAAGGAGACCTCCGATGACCGGTGTTCTCGCGGCCCCCGCGCCACCCCCGATCGAAAACACCTGGGCGGCGCCCGCGATCGCCACCGTGGTCGCCGTCGCCATCGGTGTCCTGGTGTTCGTCCTGGCGAACGCGGCCCGTGGCCGTATCCGCAACCCGAACGACTTCCTCCTCGCCGGCCGGCGGATCGGCGCCGGTGAGAACGCCTTCGCGATGGTCGGCGGGACCATCATGTACTCGACCGTGATCATCATTACCGGGCACGTCGCGTTGAACGGCTTCGACGCCATCCTGCTGCTGACCGCCTTCACGATGTCCACCGTGGTCGGGGTGCTGATCTACGCCGGCCCGGTGCGGAACGTGGGCGGGTACACCCTGGGCGACGTGTTCGCGCTGCGTGCCCAGGAGCGGCCGGCGCGGATGGCGTCGGCGGTCCTCACCCTGCTCATCTTCGGCATGTTCACGATCATCGCCGTGGGCTCGGTCGCCTTCGTCGCCACCCGGATGTTCTCCACCAGCTCCACGGTGAACGCGCCGCTGGTGGCCGGCATCACCGTCGTCGTCGGCCTGGTCGCCATCGCCTGGGTGTACCTGGGCGGCATGGAGGGCGTCACCAAGGTCCTGGTGCTCAAGGTGGTCCTGATGGGCGGCCTGGTGGCGGTGCTGACCGCGGTGGTGCTCGCCCGGTACAAGCTCAACCTCGTCGAGCTGCTCAACGACGCCGAGGCCAACGCGCGACCGGACAAGCGCGGTCTCGACCTGCTGACCACCGGCCGGCTGTTCGAACCGGGCTCCACCTACGCGTCGGACCAGGACCCGTGGGTCCACCTGTCGAAGGCCTTCTCCATCGCCGTCGGGGCACTGGGGATGCCGTTCCTGTTCATGCGGTACTTCGTGACGCCCAACGGGCGGGAGTCGCGGCGCTCGGCCGGCCTGGCGTCGATCATCACCGTCGTGTTCTGGACGTGCATGATCATCCTCGGCCTCGGCGCCGTCGCGATCCTCGGTGGGGACGCCATCGGCCAGGTCGCCGCCCACCGCGACATCACCCTTCCCAAGATCGCAGACGAGATCGGCGGCGGCTGGGCCACCGGCGCGCTCGGCGGGATCGCCCTGATGGCGACCGGTGCGATCTTCGCGACGCTGCTGCTCAACGGGGTCACGTCCATCACCAAGGACCTCAACGCGGCGCGGGGCCGGACGATGGACCCGGCCGCCGAACTCAAGAGCATCCGGCGCAACGTGCTGATCGTCGGGCTCGCCTCCCTCGTCGGCGGCGTGGTGATGCTGACCCAGCTCACCCACATCTTCATCCCGACGTCGATCGACCTGGGTGCCGCCTGTGTCCTGCCCGCGGTCGTCTACTCGCTGTTCTGG
The nucleotide sequence above comes from Micromonospora pallida. Encoded proteins:
- a CDS encoding FAD-dependent monooxygenase, coding for MRQIRVAVVGAGIAGLALAAALRRAGIDCHVYEQAERLTEVGAGVQVAPNATRLLHQLGLREQLRAVAVAPQAIEMRRWDDGRILQRTPLGSLCRQRFGAPYYALHRADLHAGLLSLVPPDRVHLGARLVAVTQRADEARLHLADGTTVAADLVVGADGIHSIVRDQIVADRPRYSGQTIYRGLVPADRVPFLLTEPRVRLWLGPDQHLVCYPVSSGRQVSFGATVSASDWRAESWSARGDVADLAAAYAGWHPDVARLIGAAGTVNRWALHDRDSIDRLSSGRVVVIGDAAHPMLPFQAQGANQAIEDAVVLALCLADAGPDDLDAALRRYERIRLPRTTRIQQQSRANAETFHLADGDAQRRRDTSAQTASGLDRHEWLFGYDAEQATTTSRSA
- a CDS encoding DUF6081 family protein produces the protein MTSALETTTWTYDDFTSDKLDPARWRIMSIAGADGETYRYQDRNARMRTGDGHLELTVNPFTRFHDTDPRQNNAKQMYRSVRRLAVPAAGQLAVEVEMAVRTYGQTPYDLLDAYGTVNLFDLQTGVVLNAAATNDTVYAVVERLVLPGVTRPDEYYIHRVVLDVPTGPGDAHGYAITYRAETSEVEFHVDGRLAYWTRLPVPVTGFTAGMALFSARNLARYPRAQREHGQGATGRWGPWRVTTGIR
- a CDS encoding DUF485 domain-containing protein, coding for MGTMDSAANGDRYVAVYESAQFKTLRRRSNSFIVWASVVFYGWWFVGISLAAFVPDFFRTGLGGPMNVGLLFILLSLLLVVAIAVSYLRFARERLDPLSEQIRADLEGDLR
- a CDS encoding solute symporter family protein, with product MTGVLAAPAPPPIENTWAAPAIATVVAVAIGVLVFVLANAARGRIRNPNDFLLAGRRIGAGENAFAMVGGTIMYSTVIIITGHVALNGFDAILLLTAFTMSTVVGVLIYAGPVRNVGGYTLGDVFALRAQERPARMASAVLTLLIFGMFTIIAVGSVAFVATRMFSTSSTVNAPLVAGITVVVGLVAIAWVYLGGMEGVTKVLVLKVVLMGGLVAVLTAVVLARYKLNLVELLNDAEANARPDKRGLDLLTTGRLFEPGSTYASDQDPWVHLSKAFSIAVGALGMPFLFMRYFVTPNGRESRRSAGLASIITVVFWTCMIILGLGAVAILGGDAIGQVAAHRDITLPKIADEIGGGWATGALGGIALMATGAIFATLLLNGVTSITKDLNAARGRTMDPAAELKSIRRNVLIVGLASLVGGVVMLTQLTHIFIPTSIDLGAACVLPAVVYSLFWRRYNTRGLQWTVYGGIAVTLFMVLFSNGVSGDPTAIFPDADFKFVDFEPGLLGAPLGFLFGYLGSVTSKERDDARFAEAQVRALTGAVVPAGRDLPVRGTDERGGETRMVSETN
- a CDS encoding 2,3-dihydro-2,3-dihydroxybenzoate dehydrogenase — its product is MELTGIESTVALVTGAAQGIGAAVAGVLAGAGAHVAAVDRNAEALATVVTKLEAEGVTARGYGVDVCDSAAVDALVRRVEDELGPIGILVNAAGVLHTARVVELSDRQWSETFSVNATGVFHLSRAVARRMIPRRRGAIVTVASNAAGVPRTEMAAYAASKAASAHFTRCLGLELADYGIRCNVVSPGSTDTPMLRAMLGEDGDPRQVIEGSPAAYKVGIPLRKVAQPRDVAEAVAYLVSDQAGHVTMHDLYVDGGAALHV
- a CDS encoding isochorismatase family protein codes for the protein MAPIAPYRMPGDGDLPSPAMPWRPRPDRAAVLVHDMQRYFLRPFPAGQSPLTELVANVMKLLAAARAAGVPVFYTAQPGGMSRADRGLLHDLWGPGMSSEDADRGIVDDVAPEPDDTVLTKWRYSAFFRSDLEDRLRLSGRDQLLVCGVYAHMGCLITACDAFSRDIQPFLVADALADLTLDDHLMALRYAADRCAVPLSTAGVLAELEK
- a CDS encoding SDR family NAD(P)-dependent oxidoreductase, with the protein product MSERTQVVVIGGTSGIGRHFAQSCAEQGHDVVITGRSADRTKGIADEIGGRTRGIALDLAEPEQVVTALADVARVDHLVLAALDRDYNTVREYRPADAVRLLTVKLVGYTAVLQALAPRLTDESAVVLVGGLASHRPYPGSTSVTTANGGIGALVRTLAVELSPVRVNALHPSIVADTPFWSDKPAAREAAATRALTRRPVTMQDCTEAITFLLTNRSINGVNLNIDGGEVLI